One window from the genome of Cryptomeria japonica chromosome 6, Sugi_1.0, whole genome shotgun sequence encodes:
- the LOC131033208 gene encoding tRNase Z TRZ1: protein MISWMDRRAIFKTCCDHPLPLLLYPPKTQKLVSRSNRFCTMHINDNNKTQEKKENKGKIKKGLEIAGYSIEGVSIGGQETCVIVPALKMAFDIGRCPQRAIPQDFLFISHGHMDHIGGLPMYVATRGLYRMRPPTIFVSADIKEHVEKLFEVHRAMDHSELNHNLIALNVGEDYQIRKDLIVRPFKTYHAIPSQGYIIYSVKQKLKKEYHGLQGNDIKKLKLSGVEITDTIKSPEIAFTGDTMSDFIFDPNNIDVLRATVLIMEVTFVDDAMSVEHARDYGHIHLSEVVNHADQFQNKAILFIHFSARYTAKEIKEAMSNLPSTLAGRVFALTEGF from the exons atGATAAGTTGGATGGACAGACGAGCCATTTTCAAAACGTGTTGCGATCATCCATTGCCGTTGTTGCTGTATCCACCAAAGACTCAGAAGTTGGTCTCCAGGAGTAACAGGTTTTGCACCATGCACATCAATGATAATAATAAAACACAAGAGAAGAAGGAGAATAAGGGCAAAATCAAAAAAGGCCTCGAAATTGCAGGGTATTCCATTGAAGGGGTGTCCATTGGGGGTCAAGAGACGTGTGTGATTGTGCCTGCTTTGAAAATGGCTTTCGACATTGGGCGCTGCCCTCAAAGGGCCATTCCCCAAGATTTCCTCTTCATTTCCCACGGTCACATGGATCATATT GGTGGACTTCCCATGTATGTTGCAACTCGTGGTCTATACAGAATGAGGCCTCCGACAATTTTTGTCTCAGCAGacataaaagaacatgttgaaaagCTGTTTGAAGTTCACAGAGCAATGGATCACTCAGAGCTCAATCACAATCTAATAGCTTTGAATGTGG GGGAGGACTATCAAATAAGAAAGGACTTGATTGTGAGGCCATTTAAGACATATCATGCTATACCAAGCCAG GGATATATTATCTATTCAGTTAAGCAGAAACTAAAGAAGGAATATCACGGTTTGCAAGGAAATGATATAAAAAAGCTGAAGTTGTCAGGTGTGGAG ATCACAGACACCATAAAGTCACCAGAGATTGCATTCACAGGAGATACAATGTCTGACTTTATATTCGATCCTAATAATATTGATGTATTGCGAGCAACGGTTCTTATTATGGAG GTTACCTTTGTGGATGATGCAATGAGCGTTGAGCATGCACGAGATTATGGTCATATCCATTTGTCTGAG GTTGTAAATCATGCAGACCAATTTCAAAATAAGGCAATCCTGTTCATCCACTTCTCCGCACGGTATACGGCTAAG GAAATCAAGGAAGCAATGTCAAACTTACCCTCAACTTTGGCGGGAAGAGTTTTCGCACTCACTGAAGGATTCTGA